The following proteins come from a genomic window of Buchnera aphidicola (Protaphis terricola):
- the htpG gene encoding molecular chaperone HtpG, which yields MNIKNKETYKFQSEVKQLLHLMIHSLYSNKEIFLRELISNASDAIDKLRFKSISSPSLYQSNNLPKIQISINKAQKTLIINDNGIGMTKKDIIENLGTIAKSGTKSFLKSLENKTNDIKNELIGQFGVGFYSSFIVSDKVIVRTKFAGNKSNEGILWESQGTGEYNITNIAKKTKGTEIILFLKKEEEEFLETWRIKNIVSKYSDHITTPIEIQTYEEKSKTYIWEQINQAKALWTKNKSSISEKEYQEFYKYLTNDQNNPITWSHNHVEGTHEYISLLYIPKKAEWDIWNKENKNGLKLYVKRVYIMDNSKEFLPNYLRFIRGVIDSNNLPLNISREILQNNSITKNLKKALTKRSLKMLDTLSKNDNKKYQSFWNQFGLVLKEGPAEDNENLNLIANLLRFTSIKNNSSEQTISLKQYISKMNEKQEKIYYITSDSYISAKNSPHLELFNKKNIDVLLLSDRIDEWMMNYLVEFEGKKFQSISKEDESLNKLTEEKITNNNNIKTDMSDFIKKVKKILGEKVKSVRLTNRLTETPCIVLSDSNEMSTQMAKLFSAAGQPVPELKYIFEINPKHPLIKKISKINEQKIFEEWIKLLLEQALFAEKGNLDNPHKFIARMNKLFIQF from the coding sequence ATGAATATTAAAAATAAAGAAACATATAAATTTCAATCTGAAGTAAAACAACTATTACATTTAATGATACATTCTTTATATTCAAATAAAGAAATTTTTTTAAGAGAATTAATATCTAATGCATCCGATGCTATAGATAAATTAAGATTTAAATCTATATCATCACCAAGTTTATATCAAAGTAATAATCTTCCAAAAATTCAAATTTCTATTAATAAAGCACAAAAAACATTGATTATTAATGATAATGGAATTGGAATGACAAAAAAAGATATTATTGAAAATTTAGGTACTATTGCAAAATCAGGAACAAAATCATTTTTAAAATCTTTAGAAAATAAAACAAATGATATAAAAAATGAATTAATTGGCCAATTTGGCGTTGGTTTTTATTCGTCTTTTATAGTTTCAGATAAAGTTATAGTACGAACAAAATTTGCTGGAAACAAATCTAATGAAGGAATTTTATGGGAATCTCAAGGAACAGGTGAATATAATATAACAAATATTGCAAAAAAAACAAAGGGAACTGAAATTATATTATTTTTAAAAAAAGAAGAAGAAGAATTTTTAGAAACATGGCGTATTAAAAATATTGTAAGTAAATATTCTGATCATATTACTACACCAATAGAAATACAAACATATGAAGAAAAAAGTAAAACATATATATGGGAACAAATAAATCAAGCTAAAGCATTATGGACAAAAAATAAATCTTCTATTAGTGAAAAAGAATATCAAGAATTTTATAAATATTTAACTAATGACCAAAATAATCCTATTACTTGGAGTCATAATCATGTAGAAGGTACACATGAATATATTAGTTTATTATATATCCCAAAAAAAGCAGAATGGGATATTTGGAATAAAGAAAATAAAAACGGTTTAAAACTATATGTAAAACGTGTTTATATTATGGACAATTCAAAAGAATTTCTACCAAATTATTTAAGATTTATTAGAGGTGTAATTGATTCAAATAATTTACCTTTAAATATTTCTAGAGAAATATTACAAAATAATTCTATTACAAAAAATTTAAAAAAAGCATTAACTAAAAGATCACTAAAAATGTTAGATACATTATCAAAAAATGATAATAAAAAATACCAATCTTTTTGGAATCAATTTGGATTAGTTTTAAAAGAAGGTCCTGCTGAAGATAATGAAAATCTAAATTTAATTGCTAATCTTTTACGATTTACATCTATTAAAAATAATAGTTCAGAACAAACAATATCATTAAAACAATATATATCTAAAATGAATGAAAAACAAGAAAAAATATATTATATTACTTCAGATAGTTATATATCTGCAAAAAATAGTCCTCATCTTGAATTATTTAATAAAAAAAATATTGATGTTTTATTGTTATCAGATAGAATTGATGAATGGATGATGAATTATCTTGTAGAATTCGAAGGTAAAAAATTTCAATCAATTAGTAAAGAAGATGAATCATTAAATAAATTAACAGAAGAAAAAATCACCAATAACAATAATATAAAAACAGATATGTCTGATTTTATAAAAAAAGTTAAAAAAATATTAGGTGAAAAAGTTAAATCTGTCAGATTAACAAATAGATTAACAGAAACTCCATGCATTGTTTTAAGTGACTCAAATGAAATGAGTACACAAATGGCGAAACTTTTTAGTGCAGCAGGACAACCTGTTCCAGAACTAAAATATATATTTGAAATTAACCCAAAACATCCGTTAATTAAAAAAATATCTAAAATTAATGAGCAAAAAATATTTGAAGAATGGATAAAATTATTATTAGAACAAGCGCTATTTGCTGAAAAAGGAAATTTAGATAATCCACATAAATTCATTGCTAGAATGAACAAACTATTTATACAATTTTAA
- the adk gene encoding adenylate kinase — protein sequence MYIILLGAPGSGKGTQSKFITKKYKIPQISTGDILRENIKKNNNIGKKIFNILNNGDLVSDDIVCRLVYKRIKQDDCSKGFLLDGFPRTIQQAKYISYLGIKINFVLEFIVPDELILKRISGRRIHIKSGRTYHVYFNPPKKQGVDDITQEKLTIREDDKLESVKKRLKNYKKEINQLNQYYLKEQKNQNLKFFKIDGTTTPKNIQNKIKIILKNNKN from the coding sequence ATGTATATTATTTTATTAGGAGCACCTGGATCTGGAAAAGGTACTCAATCTAAGTTTATTACAAAAAAATATAAAATCCCTCAAATATCAACAGGAGATATACTTCGAGAAAATATTAAAAAAAATAATAATATCGGAAAAAAAATATTTAATATTTTAAATAATGGAGATTTAGTTTCAGATGATATTGTATGCCGTCTCGTTTATAAAAGAATAAAACAAGATGATTGCTCAAAAGGTTTTTTACTAGATGGTTTTCCAAGAACAATACAACAAGCTAAATATATATCATATTTAGGTATTAAAATTAATTTTGTTTTAGAATTTATTGTACCAGATGAATTAATATTAAAAAGAATATCAGGTAGAAGAATACACATAAAATCAGGTAGAACCTATCATGTTTATTTTAATCCGCCTAAAAAACAAGGGGTAGATGATATTACCCAAGAAAAATTAACTATTAGAGAAGATGATAAACTTGAAAGTGTTAAAAAAAGACTTAAAAATTACAAAAAAGAAATTAATCAACTAAATCAATATTACTTAAAAGAACAAAAAAATCAAAATTTAAAATTTTTTAAAATAGATGGAACAACAACACCTAAAAATATTCAAAATAAAATAAAAATTATATTAAAAAATAATAAAAATTAA
- the folD gene encoding bifunctional methylenetetrahydrofolate dehydrogenase/methenyltetrahydrofolate cyclohydrolase FolD, whose product MSAIIIDGKKIARYLKKNISKKINIRKKNGNRIPGLAMILIGNNPASEVYVHNKITACKNVGLISKYWNFPNSINEEKILYLIEKLNNDINIDGILIQLPIPKKINYFKIFTSIRPDKDVDGFHPYNTGLLCQRNPTLRACTPKGIITMLKYMKIKTHGLNAVVVGASNIVGRPMSMELLLAGCTTTITHRFTKNLKNHVNNADLLIVAVGKPKFLKGSWIKKNSIIIDVGINRLKNGCIVGDVDFESAFLKASYITPVPGGVGPMTVATLLQNTLEACEKYHDNI is encoded by the coding sequence ATGTCTGCAATAATCATAGATGGAAAAAAAATAGCAAGATACTTAAAAAAAAATATTTCTAAAAAAATTAATATTAGAAAAAAAAATGGAAATAGAATTCCAGGATTAGCAATGATTTTAATAGGAAATAATCCTGCTTCTGAGGTTTATGTGCATAACAAAATAACAGCTTGTAAAAACGTTGGATTAATTTCTAAATATTGGAATTTCCCTAATTCTATTAATGAAGAAAAAATATTATACCTTATAGAAAAATTGAATAATGATATTAATATCGATGGTATTTTAATTCAATTACCTATTCCTAAAAAAATAAATTACTTTAAAATTTTTACTAGCATTAGACCAGATAAAGATGTAGATGGTTTTCATCCATATAATACAGGTTTATTATGTCAAAGAAACCCAACATTACGAGCATGCACTCCAAAAGGAATTATTACAATGTTAAAATATATGAAAATTAAAACTCATGGATTAAATGCAGTTGTAGTCGGAGCATCAAATATAGTAGGAAGACCTATGAGCATGGAATTATTACTAGCTGGATGCACAACAACTATTACACATAGATTTACAAAAAATTTAAAAAATCATGTAAATAATGCTGATTTATTAATTGTTGCTGTTGGAAAACCAAAATTTTTAAAAGGTAGCTGGATTAAAAAAAATTCAATTATTATAGATGTAGGAATTAATCGATTAAAAAATGGATGTATAGTAGGTGATGTAGATTTTGAATCAGCTTTTCTCAAAGCATCATATATTACTCCTGTTCCAGGCGGAGTAGGACCTATGACAGTTGCAACATTACTTCAAAATACATTAGAAGCTTGTGAAAAATACCATGATAACATATAA